The region CGCCAGCAGATCGGGCAGCATCAGCGACAGCTCATGCAACAGCTGCGTGCCCTGCCCTGGCTGATAATGTTGCGGGTCGCGGCTGCTGAAAATCAGCACGCCGAGCTCGCCATGTTCACCGAGCAGCGACATCGCCACCGAGCCCACAGCTTTTGCCTCCGGCAGCACCACCAGCAGTTCCGGGCCGTTCAGCGTCCCCAGATAATGCGTCTGCTGGCCGAGACGCTGAATGCGCACCGGTTCGAATGCCTGACGCGACAGCGCCAGATGCGTAAAGCCGGACGGCGCGCCGAGCCGCCAGCGCTCCGGAAACAGGCGAATGCTCGCGCCCGCAAGGCCCATATCGCGCGCCCAGCGGTTAAGGCGCTCCAGCATCTCCTGAAGACTGTTTGCGCAGGCGAGCCGCCCCTGAAGCTTCAGCAGACGGTAAAAAAGCCCTTCGTTGGCGCTCGCCTGCTCCATCAGCAACGTCATGTTTTCTTCCAGTTCGTTGATGTGGTTGCGCGCGCGCGCCATGTGCCACTCTACCAGCGAAACCGAGCCGCGCACCGGGTGCGGTACGCGGATCTGTTCAACCATCGCGGCGTTGCGGATAAAAAAATCGGGATGGCGCAGCAGATAGTCGAGCACCGCGTCGTCATCGAGCGCCGCCAGCGTCTCCTGCTGTTCTCCAGCCTTACTCATAAGTGAATAAATCCATCATAAACGTGGGTGGCGGGGCCGGTCATAAAGAGCGGGTTGCCCGGCCCTTTCCAGGCGATATCCAGCCGACCGCCAGGGAGATCAACGCGCACCTGCGGCGCCAGCAGCCCCTGCTGAATGCCGACCGCCACCGCGCCGCACGCGCCGCTGCCGCAGGCCTGGGTTTCTCCGGCGCCACGCTCGAACACGCGCAGCCGGATATGTTCCGGGTTCATCACCTGCATAAAACCAATGTTGGCGCGCTCCGGGAAACGCTCGTGGCTTTCCATCAGCGGGCCCAGCGTCTCCACCGGCGCGGTGCTGACGTCATCCACCTGGATTACGCAATGGGGGTTGCCCATCGAGACCACGCCGCACAGCACGGTCTGTTCGGCGGCGCGCATGATGTATGTCTTCTCGGCTTTATTGGCGCGAAACGGCACCTGCGAGGGCTCGAATACCGGTTCGCCCATGTTTACGCGCACCAGCTCGTCTTCATTGACCGTTAAGATCATCCGGCCATTCGCCGTGCTGACGCGGATTTCACGTTTGTTGGTCAGCCCTTTCAGGCGCACAAAACGCGCGAAACAGCGCGCGCCGTTGCCACACTGCGCCACTTCGCTGCCGTCGGCGTTGAAAATACGGTAGTGAAAATCCAGGTCAGGATCGTAAGGCGGCTCGACGATCAGCAGTTGATCGAACCCCACCCCCTGGTGCCTGTCCGCCAGACGGCGGATCAGCTCAGGGGAAAAGAAGACGTTTTGCGTCACCGCGTCCACGACCATAAAGTCGTTACCCAGGCCATGCATTTTAGAGAACTGCATTGTTGTACTCCGTTTGCGCGGTTACGAGTAGATTACTGCGTGCTCACCTGCGTCGGGCCATCGGTATCGCCACGGTTGTTGGTGTCCGGCATCGTTGACTGGGTTTCCGGAGCCGGCGCTTTCTGCGGCTGGGCTTTGCTGTCTGCTGGCGGGAAGTAAAGCGGGCCTTTAAGGCCACAGCCGGTGAGGCTAAACAGCGTCAGCATCACTGCCAGAGAGCGAAAAATCGTTTTCATTTATCGGTGCCTGTTGTTCATTCATCTGTTTTCTATCATCGCAGGTGAAGATGCAAAAGCAAGAGTTTGCGTAACGCGGGATGACACAAAAGCCATCCCGACCGCCGGTTTCTATTCCCCGCTATTGCTTTTATACTGCCGCCATTGCGCACAACAGGAAGCAGATATGAACGACAGCGAATTTCACCGCCTGGCCGATGGCCTGTGGATGACCATTGAAGAGCGTCTCGACGCGTGGGACGGCGACAGCGATATCGACTGCGAAATCAACGGCGGCGTACTGACGCTGTCGTTTGAAAACGGCAGTAAAATCATTATTAACCGTCAGGAGCCGCTGCATCAGGTGTGGCTGGCGACCAAACAGGGCGGCTACCACTTCGATTATAAAAATAACGAATGGGTCTGCGATCGCAGCGGTGAAGGATTCTGGGATCTGCTGGAAACCGCCGCCACGCAGCAGGCGGGCGAAGCGGTCAGCTTTCGTTAATCAGGACTGATATTGCTGTAACAGCGGCGTGGCGCTGTCGTCATCTTTGAGCGGCGTCACGGCGTTAATGGTCTGGGTGCGAAACGGGATCACCTGCTGGCGGCCATCCACTTTCACAATCTGGTAGAACTGCGGCAGGTTGAAGTTTACGAAGCTTGAGCCGTAGGTAAAGCGGTCATGTGATGATGAATAGAACCGGCTCACGTCGCGCACCAGCTCCTCTTTGCTCCCCTCGCAGTGGTGATACACCTCGGCGCGGTTGCTTTCATCGAGAATATAGATGTTAAAGCCGTCGTCGTTCGTCTCTTCAAAGAAGAACTGAATAATCCCTTCGCTCGCGAATCCGTCCACGACCGACGGCAACTGGACGTGATCGGTTTCAACCTGCACCGATAACCCGTGCAGTTTGTTATGCGAAATCGCGCCGTAAAACTCGATGGCGTTTTCCAGCTTCTGTACCGAGACGTTCAGGCGCTCGAAGAACAGACCCCAGGTCTGGCCCGCCACGCGCAGCGCTTTGAAGCGGCCCGGCTCAAGGCGGGTGCTGGAGAGTCGGAACTCAATGCATTCGGAGACCAGCTGCTGCACGCGGGTGCGAATCAAACCGCGCAGATGCTGGCTGTAACAGAACACTTCGACGCTGTCCGGCGGCGCGGCGTCCTGGTGCATTTTGCCGAGAATCGTTTTCAGCGCCTCGATCATCGCCTGCTCGCCGTTGAAGTGCAGCGTGCGCACTTCGTTCCACGAGTTGCGATACAGCAGATCGATGCTGCCCACCAGGCACTGCTGCTGTTCGCCGAAGCTGAATACGTCGAGCTTGCGGAAATCGAAATGTACCACCTGATTGCGGAAGGCCGCCGTCGGGTCATATTCGAGATTGACGATAATCGCCAGATGGCGGATTTCGCACGGGCTATAGAGCGCTTTTGGCGTCGGCGCGGGCAGGCGCAGCGGGAAATGGTGCGACACGTCGGCGACCAGCTCCTGTAACTTCGGCAGATCGCAGATACCGTTGCCCTTAATAAACAGGCGGGTGCGTGATGTCAGCAGGCCGTTAAACCAGGCCCAGGCCACCAGCTTATTAAGATAACGGTTATATTCCAGCGGCTGATGGCTGATGATGGAATCCATGCTCGGCGCGCGGTTGTAGAGATACCAGCCGGTGCGGTTGGCGCGGCCCGGCGGCACGTGGATAAACGTCAGCGTCGGCTCGGAGAGATCCGGCGAAATCTGCGGGTTAACCAGCGTGACTTTACCCGGCAGCGCTTCAAACGCGGCGTAAAGTTTGCGCGTCAGCACGCCAATATCCTGCGGGCTCGCAGAGACGCTCAGGTTGTTGCGGCGCGCGAAGCGGATCAGGTTGCGATAACTTTGCATCATCGCATCAAGCAGCTCGTTATGCGCCTCACGCACCTGGTCGATTTTCCAGTTAGCGCGGTTATCGAGCATGGCCAGACGCGCATCGTCCCAGCCCCACTCTTTCACCAGCTGGCTTAACACCTCCCGGCGCCAGCCGACGCAGGCGCGCTCGCGGGAGAGCTTTTCGCACACTTTCAGGTAGAAGCAGCGGCGCACAAGATCAAGACGCGCGGTATCGTCGATAGCCGTCAGATAATGCGTCACACGCTCCAGCATCATGCAGTAGGGATCGAGCCCGAAGGAGACGATTTCCCCGTCGTGCAGACGCTGTTTGATGTCTTTCGCCAGCAGCCGGGTGTTCGGGTATTCCCAGGAATAGGCTTCGAGCAGCAGCGTTTTGAGCACGGCTTTATAGGGGGAGTCGATACTTTTATAGAGTTGCCAGAGGCTCGCGCCAAAATACTCTTCGGCGGACAGCGAGCTCAGGCCGCCCAGATCCATCCACTCGTTTGGCGTCAACACGCCCTGGGCGTAGAGCGTCATGACGTAATCGTCGTAATGCTCTTCTTCGTCGCCCGGCACCATATTCCACAGGATGCGTTTGCCGGCCATGCGCACGGCGGTGCGGTAGAACTCATCCAGCAGCAAAATGTGCTGCGTGGAGCCGCAATCTTCGCCGCCGAGGCTGCCGCTTTCATTATGGCGGAAGCGGTTTTCGTCAATCAGGAAAAAACTGACTTCGACACCGAGCGACGCCGCCCAGCTTTCCAGCAGGCTGCATTTACGTTGCAGGAGCTGACGTTCATCGTTATCGAGCCATGCCTGATGGCAGACCCAGATGTCGAGATCGGACGAACAGCTCTGCCCCACAGAGGAGGTGCTGCCCATCGAATAGATGCCGGTAATCGGCAATTCGCCCTTCACGGTTTGTTGCGCAGGCATACCGCGCTGCGTTTCCAGCTCGTTCAGGTAGTGGCGTTGGGTTTCATCAGGCGTGTAGAGGCAAATGCCGTAGGGAACGTTACCTTCAAGGTACCCCGGCATCAGCGGATGGTGATAATGCAATAATGTTGGCAGCAGACTGTAAACCTGTTGGAAAGCAGGCCCCATGGCAGCAAGCGCGCGATCCACACGCAATTGATTGATGGCATCCAGTCTCTGTTTCAGAGTCTCAATATAGAGGTACAAGACGTATCGCCTGATGGTTACAGAATGTAAACGATGTTCACCGTTGTATCGCCCTTGTGATTATGGTGTGACGGGCGGACAAATGGTTTAAAACGTGATCAATCTAACACCTTGTAGATTGACCGTAAAGAAAGATGCGCTACAGATAATTATAGCACCGTTCCCCTGCCCTTAACGCCTTTCTCTGTTGCGCCTGCGCGCCGCGTCTCGCCGCCGTTTGACCTGACAGCCTTCCGCTAACAGTGGTAGGATGATTAGCAGACGACATTTACGGTATCAAGCATGTTAGACAATGTATTAAGAATTGCCACCCGGCAAAGTCCGCTGGCGCTCTGGCAGGCACAATATGTTAAGCAACGGCTGGAAGCCTGCCATCCGGGGCTGACGGTTGAACTGGTGCCTATGGTGACGCGTGGCGACGTGATCCTCGATACGCCGCTGGCGAAAGTGGGCGGCAAGGGCCTGTTTGTGAAAGAACTGGAGCTTGCCATGCTGGATGGCCGCGCCGATATCGCGGTGCACTCCATGAAAGACGTACCGGTCGAATTCCCGGAAGGGCTGGGCCTGGTCACCATTTGCGAGCGCGAAGATCCGCGCGACGCCTTTGTGTCGAATCGCTTTCAGCGCCTCGATGACATGCCCGCCGGCAGCATCGTCGGCACCTCCAGCCTGCGCCGTCAGTGCCAGATAGCCGCTCGCCGCCCGGATCTGATCATCCGCTCGCTACGCGGCAACGTCGGTACGCGCCTGAGCAAACTCGACAACGGCGAGTATGACGCCATTATCCTGGCGGTCGCGGGGCTTAAGCGTCTGCAACTCGACGCGCGTATCACCAGCCCGCTCGCGCCGGAAGAGTCGCTGCCCGCCGTAGGCCAGGGCGCTGTCGGCATCGAATGCCGCCTTGACGATACGCGCACCCGCGATCTGCTCGCGCCGCTCAACCATGAAGAAACCGCCGTGCGCGTGCGCGCAGAACGCGCCATGAATACGCGGCTCGAAGGCGGTTGTCAGGTGCCTATCGGCAGCTATGCGGAACTCAACGACGGCGAGCTGTGGCTACGCGCGCTGGTTGGCGCGCCGGACGGTTCGCGCATCGTACGCGGCGAACGTCGCGGGACGCCGCAGGAGGCGCGGGCGCTCGGCATTTCGCTCGCCGAAGAGCTATTAAACCACGGCGCGCGCGAGATCCTCGCCGAGGTCTACCAGGGGGACGGCCCCGCATGACGATTCTGGTCACCCGCCCCTCTCCCGCCGGGGAGGAATTAGTGAGCCGTCTGCGCGCACTGGGGCAGGAGGCCTGGAGTTTTCCGCTGATTGAATTCTGCCCTGGTCAGGAACTCCCGCAGCTGCCCGCGTTACTCGATACGCTCGCGCCGGACGATCTTCTGTTCGCTCTCTCTCAGCACGCCGTCAGTTTTGCGAATGCGCATTTGCAGCGTCTGGGGCGTCGCTGGCCGCGCGCGGTGGAAGCGTTTGCTATCGGGCGTACCACGGCGCTGGCGCTGCATCAGGTCAGCGGATGGCACATCCACTACCCGCGCGATCGGGAAATCAGCGAAGTCTTGCTACAATTACCTGAATTACAAAACGTTGCCGGTAAGCGCGCACTGATTCTGCGGGGCAACGGCGGTCGTGAACTGTTAGGGGAAACCTTAACGGAGCGCGGCGCGGCGGTCACGTTTTGCGAATGCTATCAACGTAGCGCGAAGATTTACGACGGCACGCAGGAAGCGCATCGCTGGCACACCCGCGGCATCACGACGCTGGTGGTAACCAGCGGCGAAATGCTGCGTCAGCTGCATGACCTGATGCCGCCGTGGTATCGCGCGAACTGGTTGCTGCGCTGTCGGCTGGTGGTCGTCAGCGAGCGTCTGGCGACTCTCGCCCGGGAACTGGGCTGGCAGAATATTCTGGTCGCTGATAATGCCGATAACGACGCGCTGCTGCGCGCGTTGCAATCACTCTTACACGGGAAGCCACAATGACGGAACAACAACACACCCCTGCTACGGTTGAAGAAACCCCGCAGGTTGTGGAGACAACGCCACAGCCGGAACCGACCGCGAAAAAAGACCGCACCGGCAAAACCGCGCTCGCGCTCAGCGCTGTGGCCATCGCCATTGCGCTGGCGACAGGCGCGGGCCTGTGGACCTGGGGCAAGAAACAGGCCGACAACCAAAACGCCAACAGCGATACCCTCGCCACCCAGTTAACCTCGTTGCAAAACGAGCAGCAGGCGCAGAAAGCCGCGCTGGAGAAAACCATCAAAGCGCAGGCGGACGCGCTTGCAGCGGCGAACCGCCAGCAGGAGACGATGGCGCGCGAGCTGGACGAGGTGCAGAAGAAAGTCGCTACTATCTCCGGCAGCGATGCCAAAACCTGGCAGCTCGCCCAGGCCGATTTTCTGGTGAAGCTCGCCGGGCGTAAGCTCTGGAGCGATCAGGACGCTACCACCGCCGCCGCGCTACTGAAAAGCGCTGACGCGAGCCTCGCCGACATGAACGATCCGAGCCTTATCACCGCGCGTCGCGCGTTGACTGACGATATCGCCGCGCTGGCGAGCGTCACACAGGTGGATTACGACGGCATTATTCTTAAACTCAATCAACTCTCTAACCAGGTCGACAATCTGCGCCTTGCGGATAACGACAGCGACGACGCGCCGATGGACAGCGATGGCAGCGAACTCTCCAGCTCGCTTAGCGAGTGGCGTCAGAATCTGGTGAAGAGCTGGCATAACTTTATGGACAGCTTTATCACCATCCGCCGCCGCGACGACACTGCCGTGCCGCTGCTGGCACCGAATCAGGATATCTATCTGCGCGAAAACATTCGCTCGCGTCTGCTGGTGGCCGCACAAGCCGTGCCGCGCCATCAGGATGAAATTTACAAGCAGTCGCTCGATAACGTCTCCACCTGGGTGCGCGCGTACTACGACACTAACGACGCGGGCACCAAAGCGTTTCTGGAATCCATCGACGGTCTGACCCAGCAGTCCATCACCATGGACGTGCCGGAAACGCTGCAAAGCCAGGCGATTCTGGAAAAGCTCATGCAAACGCGCGTGCGTAACCTGATGGCGCAACCGTCAGTGCCGGGCGATGCTACGGCGCCGCAAGTGGATGACCCGCAGACGCAAGCACCGACAGACGCGGCACCGACGCAGGGAGAACAGTAATGCTGAAAGTCTTGTTACTGTTCCTGCTGTTGATAGCCGGGATCGTGGTCGGCCCGATGGTGGCCGGACATCAGGGTTACGTGCTGATCCAGACGGAAACCTGGAATATTGAAACCAGCGTCACCGGCCTTGCGATCATTCTGATCCTCTCGCTGGTGGTGCTGTTCGCGCTTGAATGGCTGTTGCGTCGTCTGTTCCGCACCGGCGCGCGTACGCGCGGCTGGTTCGCGGGCCGCAAACGCAGCCGGGCGCGCAAGCAGACCAAACTGGCGCTGCTGAAGCTTGCCGAAGGCGACTATCAGCAGGTTGAAAAACTGATGTCGAAAAACGCCGATCATGCCGAACAGCCGGTAGTGAACTATCTGCTGGCCGCCGAAGCCGCCCAGCAGCGCGGCGACGAAGCGCGTGCGAATCAGCACCTTGAACGCGCGGCGGAACTGGCGGATAACGATCAGATCCCGGTTGAGATCACCCGCGTGCGACTGCAACTGGCGCGCAATGAAAATCACGCGGCCCGTCATGGCGTGGACCGCCTGCTGGAAGTCACGCCGCGCCACCCTGAAGTGCTGCGTCTGGCGGAGCAGGCGTATATTCGCACCGGCGCCTGGAGTTCGCTGCTGGATATTATTCCCTCGATGCAGAAAGCGGGCGTGGGCGACGACGAACATCGCGACGCGCTGACACGCCAGGCCTGGATCGGGTTGATGGATCAGGCGCGCGCCGATCAGGGCAGCGAAGGGCTGAAAGCCTGGTGGCGTAACCAGAGCCGTAAAACCCGTCACCAGCCGGCGTTGCAGGTGGCGATGGCGGAGCATCTTATCGAATGCGACGATCATCAGACCGCGCAGGAGATTATCCTCGATGGCCTGAAGCGCCAGTATGATGACCGTCTGGTGTTACTGATGCCGCGCCTGAAAGCCGGCAATCCGGAACAGCTGGAAAAAGCGCTGCGCCAGCAGATCAAAACCTACGGCGACCGCCCGCTGCTCTGGAGCACGTTAGGCCAGTTGCTGATGTCGCACGGCGAATGGAAAGAGGCGAGCCTCGCGTTTCGCGCCGCCCTTAAGCAGCGCCCGGACGCGTTCGACTACGCCTGGCTTGCCGACGTCCTTGACCGACTTCACCAGCCTGAAGAGGCCGCGACCATGCGCCGCGACGGCCTGCTGCTGACGCTACAGCAAAACACTCCGCAATAATACCCACCCCTCTCCGGAGGGGTTTTTTATGTCTGCTGGTGAATAACGTTGGCTTGCGAGCAAATTTCAGGAGCTTACATCAGTAAGTGACTGGGGTGAGCGCGCGCAGCCAGGACAGCCACGGCGCGAACGCCCCTTCCGCCTGTAGTCAGATTTCGGGGTGTGGCAAGGCGGCCAGCAAGAGAATCCCCAGGAGCTTGCATGAGTAAGTGACTGGGGTGAGCGCGCGCTGCCAGGGCCGCCACGGCGCGTAAGCCCCTTCCGCCTTTAGTCAGATTTCGGGGTGTGGCAAGGCGGCCAGCAAGAGAGTTCCCGGGAGCTTACATCAGTAAGCGACCGGGGTGAGCGCGCGCAGCCAGGGCTGCCACGGCGCGAAAGATGACCCACAGAAAAAAATACCTGCCCGAGGGCAGGTATCAAAACAGGTCTGTTTGACAACAAATGTGGTGCTTCACTCAACGTTATGTCCATGGTGTTTGATGAGACCGAAGCGACATCTGTCTGTGGACGATAAGCACCGTAAACGGCTCTGCGTCATTCCTGGGTTTATGAAGCCGAAGCGAACATAAGAGATGGAATGAGCATCTACACCGGTATTGTAGCATTAATCGTGCCAGGTATGCAGCGTTTGTCTGTCATCGCTAACTTGCTGTTTCATCGCTACTGTGACCGCGGCCAAACTGCGTTTTCCCTGGCAGGCGCAGCCAGTAAGTGTCATCAAATAGCGACAGGGTTTTCCGCATAGCTATTTTATTCCTTTATATTAAATATTTATGTGTCTCCTGCCAGCGACACGCGTAATTCAGCTTGTCGCCAGAACCCGTCACCCACGCGCTAGGGTAATCTGCCGGAAATATTTTCCTGAATGAGCAAGTCGCCCAGGGTGTTATCCGCGCCAGACGCGCCGTTGTGATAAACATCAAACAGACGATCGCCGGTAACCCGCTCGCCGCTTATCTCCCAGAGGCTCTCCGGCATATTAAGAAGCGTCGTCTGGCCCTCCTTCTCCTCAGCAGGGATACGCTGCGGATACTGCACGTCATCGGTAAACGTTATGAGGCTGTCGGAGCGCAGACTGGCCTCGCCGTTCGCGTCAGCATTAAGCGCGTTGATCGTGCTGTCTGTGAACCCAAGCTGCGCCAGAGTGAGCGTTTGCGGCAACGCATTATCCGCATCCTGCGCCGGTTCCTGTACTCCGGCGGCTATCGCATCGTTGAGGTTTAGGGCGCTTAGCGACGCGACAGCCGGGCTTGCCAGCGCGTCAGCGTTCTGCAACTGCACGACATGCTGGGTTGTGATCGTATTTCCGGCGTCATCGCGCGCCGTCACATCCAGCGTGTAGCTGCCAGCAGGCTGTGACAGCGCCGCGGGCGTTAGCGCCACGCTCCAGCTACCGTCGCCGAGCGCCGTGGTGGTGAGCGTCTCGCTGCCGAAAATAATCGTAATTTGCGCGCCAGGTTCTGAATCGCCGCCCATCGTCAGCTCACCGCTGGCGATTTCGGTCTGATCGATGATGTCGTCGCCCGTCACAGGCGCCACGTTAATGGTCGGCGTCTGGGTATCAATAGTTGAAAACGTCTGGCGGGTGCCCGCATTGCCGGCCACATCAGTGATATCCACCCGAATGGGCACCGATCCCTGCGACAACGCCTGAAGCTGCTCGGGCGTCAGCGTTACGCTCCAGGTGCCGTCGCTGTTAATCGTGGGCGTATAAGCAACCCCGCCGACAGTAACCGTCGCGGACGCGACCAGATCGCCAGCGTTCAGGCCGGTCGTGCCGGTAAGGGTTTGCGCGGTGAGCGATTCCGCCTCGTTCAG is a window of Cronobacter muytjensii ATCC 51329 DNA encoding:
- the cyaA gene encoding class I adenylate cyclase; its protein translation is MYLYIETLKQRLDAINQLRVDRALAAMGPAFQQVYSLLPTLLHYHHPLMPGYLEGNVPYGICLYTPDETQRHYLNELETQRGMPAQQTVKGELPITGIYSMGSTSSVGQSCSSDLDIWVCHQAWLDNDERQLLQRKCSLLESWAASLGVEVSFFLIDENRFRHNESGSLGGEDCGSTQHILLLDEFYRTAVRMAGKRILWNMVPGDEEEHYDDYVMTLYAQGVLTPNEWMDLGGLSSLSAEEYFGASLWQLYKSIDSPYKAVLKTLLLEAYSWEYPNTRLLAKDIKQRLHDGEIVSFGLDPYCMMLERVTHYLTAIDDTARLDLVRRCFYLKVCEKLSRERACVGWRREVLSQLVKEWGWDDARLAMLDNRANWKIDQVREAHNELLDAMMQSYRNLIRFARRNNLSVSASPQDIGVLTRKLYAAFEALPGKVTLVNPQISPDLSEPTLTFIHVPPGRANRTGWYLYNRAPSMDSIISHQPLEYNRYLNKLVAWAWFNGLLTSRTRLFIKGNGICDLPKLQELVADVSHHFPLRLPAPTPKALYSPCEIRHLAIIVNLEYDPTAAFRNQVVHFDFRKLDVFSFGEQQQCLVGSIDLLYRNSWNEVRTLHFNGEQAMIEALKTILGKMHQDAAPPDSVEVFCYSQHLRGLIRTRVQQLVSECIEFRLSSTRLEPGRFKALRVAGQTWGLFFERLNVSVQKLENAIEFYGAISHNKLHGLSVQVETDHVQLPSVVDGFASEGIIQFFFEETNDDGFNIYILDESNRAEVYHHCEGSKEELVRDVSRFYSSSHDRFTYGSSFVNFNLPQFYQIVKVDGRQQVIPFRTQTINAVTPLKDDDSATPLLQQYQS
- the lptM gene encoding LPS translocon maturation chaperone LptM, giving the protein MKTIFRSLAVMLTLFSLTGCGLKGPLYFPPADSKAQPQKAPAPETQSTMPDTNNRGDTDGPTQVSTQ
- the cyaY gene encoding iron donor protein CyaY, with translation MNDSEFHRLADGLWMTIEERLDAWDGDSDIDCEINGGVLTLSFENGSKIIINRQEPLHQVWLATKQGGYHFDYKNNEWVCDRSGEGFWDLLETAATQQAGEAVSFR
- the dapF gene encoding diaminopimelate epimerase translates to MQFSKMHGLGNDFMVVDAVTQNVFFSPELIRRLADRHQGVGFDQLLIVEPPYDPDLDFHYRIFNADGSEVAQCGNGARCFARFVRLKGLTNKREIRVSTANGRMILTVNEDELVRVNMGEPVFEPSQVPFRANKAEKTYIMRAAEQTVLCGVVSMGNPHCVIQVDDVSTAPVETLGPLMESHERFPERANIGFMQVMNPEHIRLRVFERGAGETQACGSGACGAVAVGIQQGLLAPQVRVDLPGGRLDIAWKGPGNPLFMTGPATHVYDGFIHL
- the hemC gene encoding hydroxymethylbilane synthase encodes the protein MLDNVLRIATRQSPLALWQAQYVKQRLEACHPGLTVELVPMVTRGDVILDTPLAKVGGKGLFVKELELAMLDGRADIAVHSMKDVPVEFPEGLGLVTICEREDPRDAFVSNRFQRLDDMPAGSIVGTSSLRRQCQIAARRPDLIIRSLRGNVGTRLSKLDNGEYDAIILAVAGLKRLQLDARITSPLAPEESLPAVGQGAVGIECRLDDTRTRDLLAPLNHEETAVRVRAERAMNTRLEGGCQVPIGSYAELNDGELWLRALVGAPDGSRIVRGERRGTPQEARALGISLAEELLNHGAREILAEVYQGDGPA
- the hemY gene encoding protoheme IX biogenesis protein HemY, whose product is MLKVLLLFLLLIAGIVVGPMVAGHQGYVLIQTETWNIETSVTGLAIILILSLVVLFALEWLLRRLFRTGARTRGWFAGRKRSRARKQTKLALLKLAEGDYQQVEKLMSKNADHAEQPVVNYLLAAEAAQQRGDEARANQHLERAAELADNDQIPVEITRVRLQLARNENHAARHGVDRLLEVTPRHPEVLRLAEQAYIRTGAWSSLLDIIPSMQKAGVGDDEHRDALTRQAWIGLMDQARADQGSEGLKAWWRNQSRKTRHQPALQVAMAEHLIECDDHQTAQEIILDGLKRQYDDRLVLLMPRLKAGNPEQLEKALRQQIKTYGDRPLLWSTLGQLLMSHGEWKEASLAFRAALKQRPDAFDYAWLADVLDRLHQPEEAATMRRDGLLLTLQQNTPQ
- the hemX gene encoding uroporphyrinogen-III C-methyltransferase; amino-acid sequence: MTEQQHTPATVEETPQVVETTPQPEPTAKKDRTGKTALALSAVAIAIALATGAGLWTWGKKQADNQNANSDTLATQLTSLQNEQQAQKAALEKTIKAQADALAAANRQQETMARELDEVQKKVATISGSDAKTWQLAQADFLVKLAGRKLWSDQDATTAAALLKSADASLADMNDPSLITARRALTDDIAALASVTQVDYDGIILKLNQLSNQVDNLRLADNDSDDAPMDSDGSELSSSLSEWRQNLVKSWHNFMDSFITIRRRDDTAVPLLAPNQDIYLRENIRSRLLVAAQAVPRHQDEIYKQSLDNVSTWVRAYYDTNDAGTKAFLESIDGLTQQSITMDVPETLQSQAILEKLMQTRVRNLMAQPSVPGDATAPQVDDPQTQAPTDAAPTQGEQ
- the hemD gene encoding uroporphyrinogen-III synthase; the protein is MTILVTRPSPAGEELVSRLRALGQEAWSFPLIEFCPGQELPQLPALLDTLAPDDLLFALSQHAVSFANAHLQRLGRRWPRAVEAFAIGRTTALALHQVSGWHIHYPRDREISEVLLQLPELQNVAGKRALILRGNGGRELLGETLTERGAAVTFCECYQRSAKIYDGTQEAHRWHTRGITTLVVTSGEMLRQLHDLMPPWYRANWLLRCRLVVVSERLATLARELGWQNILVADNADNDALLRALQSLLHGKPQ
- a CDS encoding DUF484 domain-containing protein, with protein sequence MSKAGEQQETLAALDDDAVLDYLLRHPDFFIRNAAMVEQIRVPHPVRGSVSLVEWHMARARNHINELEENMTLLMEQASANEGLFYRLLKLQGRLACANSLQEMLERLNRWARDMGLAGASIRLFPERWRLGAPSGFTHLALSRQAFEPVRIQRLGQQTHYLGTLNGPELLVVLPEAKAVGSVAMSLLGEHGELGVLIFSSRDPQHYQPGQGTQLLHELSLMLPDLLARWIERV